One window of the Streptomyces sp. ITFR-21 genome contains the following:
- a CDS encoding dodecin has protein sequence MAEHTYRVTEIVGTSPEGIDAAIRNGVRRAAQTLRELDWFEVTQVRGHIVDGEVEHFQVGLKVGFRLEETA, from the coding sequence ATGGCCGAGCACACCTACCGCGTCACCGAGATCGTCGGCACCTCGCCGGAGGGCATCGACGCCGCCATCCGCAACGGCGTCCGGCGGGCCGCGCAGACGCTGCGCGAGCTCGACTGGTTCGAGGTCACCCAGGTCCGCGGGCACATCGTGGACGGCGAGGTGGAGCACTTCCAGGTGGGGCTGAAGGTCGGCTTCCGGCTGGAGGAGACGGCGTGA
- a CDS encoding DedA family protein, which yields MPLPLTDQAVNVLDATSLLSSFGALGIAVVMFAETGLLIGFFLPGDSLLFTAGLLSVSGASDTVHLSLWQVLVAATAGALLGAQTGYLIGRRGGPALLARSRNRKLHEGAARAAELLERYGHAKAVVLARFIPVVRTVLNPLAGALDVPARTFALWQTVGGAVWTVGLVLGGYALGSSIPHVDTYLLPIVALIVVVSLAPLALELRRGGGKKAATAATADADAAPEREPAAERP from the coding sequence ATGCCCCTGCCCCTGACCGACCAGGCAGTGAACGTACTCGACGCCACCTCGCTGCTCTCCTCCTTCGGCGCGCTCGGCATCGCGGTGGTGATGTTCGCCGAGACCGGGCTGCTGATCGGCTTCTTCCTGCCCGGCGACTCGCTGCTCTTCACCGCCGGCCTGCTCAGCGTCTCCGGCGCCTCCGACACGGTGCACCTGTCGCTGTGGCAGGTGCTGGTCGCCGCGACGGCCGGCGCGCTGCTCGGCGCGCAGACCGGGTACCTGATCGGGCGCCGGGGCGGCCCGGCGCTGCTGGCCCGGAGCCGCAACCGCAAACTGCACGAAGGCGCGGCCCGCGCCGCCGAGCTGCTGGAGCGCTACGGGCACGCCAAGGCCGTGGTGCTGGCCCGCTTCATCCCGGTGGTACGGACGGTGCTGAACCCGCTGGCCGGCGCGCTGGACGTACCCGCCCGCACCTTCGCGCTCTGGCAGACCGTCGGCGGCGCGGTGTGGACCGTGGGGCTGGTGCTCGGCGGGTACGCGCTCGGCTCGTCGATCCCGCACGTGGACACGTACCTGCTGCCGATCGTCGCGCTGATCGTGGTCGTCTCGCTGGCGCCGCTGGCCCTCGAACTGCGCCGCGGCGGCGGGAAGAAGGCCGCCACCGCCGCGACCGCCGACGCCGACGCCGCCCCCGAGCGGGAACCGGCCGCCGAGCGGCCGTGA
- a CDS encoding threonine/serine ThrE exporter family protein, producing the protein MPSGPTPPICWRRPRGAGGTGRRSADALSGTGGEAGQGDRGRPEQSAGGGRDSAFTPPEGIPVIVLPPEDARWQDRMRAMVRLPATERPAPALPPERGEGGPAVPRVLDLTLRIGELLLAGGEGAEDVEAAMFGVTYAYGLARVEPAVTFTLLGISYQPSLTEPPLTMSRTVRRRGSDYTRLAAVFALVGAITAHEVTLEEAYRRLAGIRRNRHPYGSWVLTCAAGLLAGAASVLVGGSPIIFVAAAIAAMLGDRLAWLLAGRGLPEFYQFAAAAMPAAAMGVLVDRYAHWIPGATGVPSSAVITGGLFALLPGRALVAAVHDGLTGFYITASARLLEVMYLVVGIVVGVTLVLYVGVSLGADLDPDQTPPVYDHPWVQLAAAMALTLAFAVLLQCERNVLLLATLNGGVGWTVYGVLHQQAGGNQLAATAAAAGLVGLFGQLMARYRHVSVLPYVTTAIGPLLPGSATYFGLLAVTQHHRDQGLAQLTKAAALALALAIGVNLGNEIARLTLKPPPAARPRKGAKRTRGF; encoded by the coding sequence ATCCCGAGCGGGCCGACGCCGCCGATCTGCTGGCGCCGGCCGCGCGGGGCGGGCGGCACCGGGCGCAGAAGCGCTGACGCTTTGAGCGGTACGGGCGGGGAGGCGGGACAGGGCGACCGGGGCCGGCCGGAGCAGTCGGCGGGCGGCGGGCGGGACAGCGCGTTCACGCCGCCCGAGGGGATACCCGTGATCGTGCTGCCGCCGGAGGACGCCCGCTGGCAGGACCGGATGCGGGCCATGGTCCGGCTGCCCGCCACCGAGCGCCCGGCCCCGGCCCTCCCGCCGGAGCGCGGCGAGGGCGGGCCCGCCGTCCCCCGGGTGCTGGACCTGACGCTGCGGATCGGCGAACTTCTGCTGGCCGGCGGCGAGGGCGCCGAGGACGTGGAGGCGGCGATGTTCGGCGTCACCTACGCGTACGGGCTGGCCCGGGTGGAACCCGCCGTCACCTTCACCCTGCTCGGGATCTCGTACCAGCCCTCGCTGACCGAGCCGCCGCTGACCATGAGCCGTACGGTACGGCGGCGCGGCAGCGACTACACCCGGCTGGCGGCCGTCTTCGCGCTGGTCGGCGCGATCACCGCGCACGAGGTGACGCTGGAGGAGGCGTACCGCCGGCTCGCCGGGATCCGCCGCAACCGGCACCCGTACGGCAGCTGGGTGCTGACCTGCGCGGCGGGCCTGCTGGCGGGCGCGGCCAGCGTCCTGGTCGGCGGCAGTCCGATCATCTTCGTGGCGGCGGCGATCGCCGCGATGCTCGGCGACCGGCTGGCGTGGCTGCTGGCCGGGCGCGGGCTGCCGGAGTTCTACCAGTTCGCCGCGGCCGCGATGCCGGCCGCCGCCATGGGTGTGCTGGTCGACCGCTACGCGCACTGGATCCCCGGCGCGACGGGCGTGCCGTCCTCCGCGGTGATCACCGGCGGGCTCTTCGCGCTGCTGCCGGGCCGGGCGCTGGTGGCCGCCGTGCACGACGGCCTGACCGGCTTCTACATCACCGCCTCGGCCCGGCTGCTGGAGGTGATGTACCTGGTCGTCGGCATCGTCGTCGGCGTGACGCTGGTGCTGTACGTCGGGGTGTCGCTCGGCGCCGACCTCGATCCGGACCAAACACCGCCGGTCTACGACCACCCGTGGGTGCAGCTGGCCGCCGCGATGGCGTTGACCCTGGCGTTCGCGGTACTGCTCCAGTGCGAGCGGAACGTACTGCTGCTCGCCACCCTCAACGGCGGTGTCGGCTGGACGGTCTACGGGGTGCTGCACCAGCAGGCGGGCGGCAACCAGCTCGCCGCCACCGCCGCCGCGGCCGGTCTGGTCGGCCTCTTCGGGCAGCTCATGGCCCGCTACCGGCACGTGTCCGTACTGCCCTACGTGACGACGGCGATCGGCCCGCTGCTGCCCGGTTCGGCCACGTACTTCGGTCTGCTCGCGGTCACCCAGCACCACCGCGACCAGGGCCTCGCCCAGCTCACCAAGGCCGCCGCCCTGGCCCTGGCGCTCGCCATCGGCGTCAACCTCGGCAACGAGATCGCCCGGCTCACTCTCAAGCCGCCGCCCGCCGCCCGCCCGCGCAAGGGCGCGAAGCGGACCCGCGGCTTCTGA
- a CDS encoding M56 family metallopeptidase, whose translation MSVAVWVPLLLPLVAAPAARRLAEELPPRAAAWLLAVSAVTLAACASAALALLAGAGALRLPPVAALGHLVLPVVGDQVTVPAACGAAGLLAAVVVALLRTLRLHVVHPARARRAAAATGTAAGDLTVLPDPGPDAYALPGRPGRIVVTSGMLRALDPAEREALLAHERAHLAGRHHLFLTAVALSCACHPALRLLRSPLSYALERWADESAAAAVGDRRVAARAIGRAALAATRPSAASLSATTGPVPRRVAALLAPAHTPTRAPRAIAAVLACCLTLSAACALEAAHDLHGSIEIAQGE comes from the coding sequence GTGAGCGTCGCCGTGTGGGTGCCCCTGCTGCTGCCGCTGGTCGCGGCGCCGGCCGCGCGGCGGCTGGCGGAGGAGTTGCCGCCGAGGGCGGCGGCCTGGCTGCTGGCGGTGTCGGCGGTGACGCTCGCGGCGTGCGCAAGCGCCGCGCTGGCGCTGCTGGCCGGCGCCGGGGCGCTGCGGCTGCCGCCGGTCGCCGCCCTCGGCCACCTGGTGCTGCCGGTGGTGGGGGACCAGGTCACCGTGCCGGCCGCGTGCGGGGCGGCGGGGCTGCTCGCGGCGGTCGTCGTGGCGCTGCTGCGGACGCTGCGGCTGCACGTCGTCCACCCGGCCAGGGCGCGGCGGGCCGCGGCGGCGACCGGCACGGCGGCGGGGGACCTGACGGTGCTGCCCGACCCCGGACCCGACGCGTACGCGCTGCCCGGTCGCCCCGGGCGGATCGTGGTGACCAGCGGCATGCTGCGGGCGCTCGACCCGGCGGAGCGCGAGGCGCTGCTCGCGCACGAGCGCGCCCACCTCGCCGGGCGCCACCACCTCTTCCTCACCGCGGTCGCGCTGTCCTGCGCGTGCCACCCGGCGCTGCGGCTGCTCCGCTCACCGCTGTCCTACGCGCTCGAACGCTGGGCCGACGAGTCCGCCGCGGCGGCCGTCGGGGACCGCCGCGTCGCCGCCCGCGCGATCGGCCGCGCCGCCCTGGCCGCCACCCGCCCCAGCGCGGCGTCCCTCTCGGCCACCACCGGCCCCGTCCCCCGCCGCGTCGCCGCCCTCCTCGCCCCGGCCCACACCCCCACCCGCGCCCCCCGCGCCATCGCCGCCGTCCTCGCCTGCTGCCTCACCCTCTCCGCCGCCTGCGCCCTGGAAGCGGCCCACGACCTCCACGGCTCCATCGAGATCGCCCAGGGCGAGTAG
- a CDS encoding DUF2786 domain-containing protein encodes MEEFEVAFGRALAAGGGEAEVDGAASVLAASGDAWSGIAGRLAARVGRECAGRGWGSADLLRMAERELGARHRRAAVALAEGGDGLADFAGRERLDRFSAAGLAVEVLCLYGRLPRIAALTPPRPASASGPAAGAAGKALGRIRALLAKAESTGFPEEAEALSAKAQHLMARHSIDEALVAGGGAGGPGPGARRIGVDRPYEGAKALLLDAVASANRCQAVWSADFGFSTVVGHDTDLDAVELLYTSLLVQADRALRRGASRSRDFRESFLIAYAARIGERLSAAVTAEVGDSAAPDLLPVLASRDLAVESETRRLFPSTTTSRLKGRDREGWHHGHSAADAATFGPR; translated from the coding sequence GTGGAGGAATTCGAGGTGGCGTTCGGGCGGGCGTTGGCGGCCGGGGGCGGGGAGGCCGAGGTGGACGGGGCCGCTTCGGTGCTGGCGGCCAGTGGGGACGCGTGGAGCGGGATCGCCGGGCGGTTGGCGGCGCGGGTGGGGCGGGAGTGCGCGGGGCGCGGGTGGGGGAGCGCTGACCTGCTGCGGATGGCGGAGCGGGAGTTGGGCGCGCGGCACCGCCGGGCGGCCGTCGCGCTGGCCGAGGGCGGGGACGGGCTCGCGGACTTCGCCGGGCGGGAGCGGCTCGACCGGTTCTCCGCGGCGGGCCTCGCGGTGGAGGTGCTGTGCCTGTACGGGCGGCTGCCGCGCATCGCCGCCCTGACACCGCCGCGCCCCGCGTCCGCCTCCGGACCCGCTGCGGGCGCCGCGGGCAAGGCGCTCGGGCGGATCCGCGCGCTGCTGGCCAAGGCGGAGTCCACCGGGTTTCCCGAGGAGGCCGAGGCGCTGTCGGCGAAGGCCCAGCACCTGATGGCCCGGCACAGCATCGACGAGGCGCTGGTGGCCGGCGGGGGCGCGGGCGGCCCCGGCCCCGGCGCCCGCCGGATCGGCGTCGACCGCCCCTACGAGGGCGCCAAGGCCCTGCTGCTGGACGCCGTCGCCTCGGCCAACCGCTGCCAGGCGGTGTGGTCCGCCGACTTCGGCTTCTCGACGGTCGTCGGCCACGACACCGACCTCGACGCCGTCGAACTCCTCTACACCTCGCTGCTGGTCCAGGCCGACCGCGCGCTGCGCCGCGGCGCCTCCCGTTCCCGCGACTTCCGCGAGTCCTTCCTGATCGCGTACGCCGCCCGGATCGGTGAACGCCTCAGCGCCGCCGTGACCGCGGAGGTCGGCGACAGCGCCGCCCCCGACCTGCTGCCGGTCCTCGCCTCCCGCGACCTCGCCGTCGAGTCCGAGACGCGCCGCCTCTTCCCGTCGACCACCACGTCCCGCCTCAAGGGCCGCGACCGCGAAGGCTGGCACCACGGCCACTCCGCCGCCGACGCGGCCACCTTCGGACCCCGCTGA
- a CDS encoding rod shape-determining protein, with the protein MAVDLGAARTRVFLRGRGLVADEPSVVAFDVRTGALIAVGARAEMMAGRTPDHIRVARPVAGGAVVDIAMAQRMLRHILGDKLGRRWLRMSLVRGMPVMRAAVCMPHGSEPIARRAAVETLYGLGARRVELVDTLIAAAVGCGLPVEHPEATMIVVCGAGTTQVAVLSLGAIVSAGTVPVGGDAIDRAVVEHLRTLHELLLPSQAVRPLHQMLGSPGSGGTATTEVHGRDVRSGLARTVLVETEGVRHAMRTPLTSVLDAITSVLRHCPPDLVADLADRGIMLAGGSAKMPGLDLMLRQFTEMPVHVAPNPDTVAVRGLGAMIEGKVRPMPLDLLAV; encoded by the coding sequence ATGGCCGTGGACCTGGGCGCCGCCCGCACCCGGGTGTTCCTGCGCGGCCGGGGTCTGGTCGCGGACGAGCCGAGCGTGGTGGCGTTCGACGTACGGACCGGCGCGCTGATCGCGGTGGGCGCCCGCGCCGAGATGATGGCGGGCCGCACCCCGGACCACATCCGGGTGGCCCGCCCGGTGGCCGGCGGCGCGGTGGTCGACATCGCGATGGCCCAGCGGATGCTGCGGCACATCCTCGGCGACAAGCTGGGCCGCCGCTGGCTGCGGATGTCCCTGGTCCGCGGCATGCCGGTGATGCGGGCGGCGGTGTGCATGCCGCACGGCAGCGAGCCGATCGCCCGCCGGGCGGCCGTCGAGACGCTCTACGGGCTCGGCGCGCGCCGGGTGGAGCTGGTGGACACGCTGATCGCGGCGGCGGTGGGCTGCGGACTGCCGGTGGAGCACCCCGAGGCCACCATGATCGTGGTCTGCGGCGCCGGTACGACGCAGGTCGCGGTGCTGTCGCTGGGCGCGATCGTGTCCGCCGGCACCGTGCCCGTCGGCGGCGACGCCATCGACCGGGCGGTGGTCGAGCACCTACGCACCCTGCACGAGCTGTTGCTGCCCAGCCAGGCGGTCCGCCCGCTGCACCAGATGCTCGGCAGCCCCGGCAGCGGCGGCACCGCCACCACCGAGGTGCACGGGCGGGACGTGCGCAGCGGGCTGGCCCGTACCGTCCTGGTCGAGACCGAGGGCGTACGGCACGCGATGCGCACCCCTTTGACGTCGGTGCTGGACGCGATCACCTCGGTGCTGCGGCACTGCCCGCCCGACCTGGTCGCCGACCTCGCCGACCGCGGCATCATGCTGGCCGGCGGCAGCGCGAAGATGCCCGGCCTGGACCTGATGCTGCGCCAGTTCACCGAGATGCCGGTGCACGTCGCCCCGAACCCCGACACGGTGGCGGTACGCGGCCTGGGCGCGATGATCGAGGGCAAGGTGCGGCCGATGCCGCTGGACCTGCTGGCGGTCTGA
- a CDS encoding DUF7144 family membrane protein — protein sequence MSQQDPPTPPPSPGPTPPGSTGPTPAGPTAQRTPAGGRHPHTHPGAGGGQGPWAAGGTLFAGTMLLFAGVLAVLEGIAGIARDVVYVRTRGSYTYEFDVRAWGWIHFALGIVAVLVGAGVLRGAGWARLTGILIAGLSMVANFIFLPYQPVWSVIMVAIDVFVIWALATHHPSRAQGGPQ from the coding sequence ATGAGCCAGCAGGATCCGCCCACGCCACCGCCGTCCCCCGGACCCACGCCCCCCGGCTCGACCGGACCGACCCCCGCGGGCCCCACCGCCCAGCGCACCCCGGCCGGCGGCAGGCACCCGCACACGCACCCCGGGGCCGGCGGCGGCCAAGGCCCGTGGGCGGCCGGCGGCACCCTGTTCGCCGGCACGATGCTGCTGTTCGCGGGCGTACTGGCGGTCCTGGAGGGCATCGCCGGCATCGCCCGCGACGTGGTCTACGTCCGCACCCGCGGCTCGTACACGTACGAGTTCGACGTACGCGCCTGGGGCTGGATCCACTTCGCGCTCGGCATCGTCGCGGTCCTGGTCGGCGCCGGCGTGCTGCGCGGCGCCGGCTGGGCCCGGCTGACCGGCATCCTGATCGCCGGCCTGAGCATGGTGGCCAACTTCATCTTCCTGCCGTACCAGCCCGTGTGGTCGGTCATCATGGTCGCGATCGACGTCTTCGTGATCTGGGCGCTGGCCACCCACCACCCCTCGCGTGCCCAAGGCGGTCCGCAGTGA
- a CDS encoding glutamate decarboxylase, producing the protein MSLHKGSGDQHDLAVNPFYGAADPVGGMTTAPPRHRLPGGPMTPSAAYQLVHDELMLDGNSRLNLATFVTTWMEPQAAVLMAECADKNMIDKDEYPRTAELERRCVAILSDLWNAPDPGATVGCSTTGSSEACMLAGMALKRRWSQRTPGYPATARPNLVMGANVQVCWEKFCAFWEVEPRLAPMTGDRLHLDAEAAVQLCDENTIGVVAVLGSTFDGSYEPVAEICAALDAYEERTGVHVPVHVDGASGAMIAPFLDPDLVWDFRLPRVASINTSGHKYGLVYPGVGWALWRDADALPEELVFRVNYLGGDMPTFALNFSRPGAQVVAQYYTFLRLGWEGFRAVQQTSRDVATSLAARLAELEDFQLVTRGDQLPVFAVTTAPQVRRYDVFDLSRRLREHGWLVPAYTFPANRQDLAVLRVVCRNGFSTDLADLLMDDLSRLLPELRRQPHPTNRPESVTTAFHH; encoded by the coding sequence ATGTCCCTGCACAAAGGCTCCGGCGACCAGCACGACCTCGCGGTGAACCCGTTCTACGGAGCCGCCGACCCGGTAGGCGGGATGACGACCGCGCCGCCCAGGCACCGGCTGCCGGGCGGGCCGATGACGCCGTCGGCCGCGTACCAGCTGGTGCACGACGAGCTGATGCTCGACGGCAACTCGCGGCTGAACCTGGCCACCTTCGTCACCACCTGGATGGAGCCGCAGGCGGCCGTCCTGATGGCCGAGTGCGCCGACAAGAACATGATCGACAAGGACGAGTACCCGCGCACCGCCGAGCTGGAGCGGCGCTGCGTGGCGATCCTGTCCGACCTGTGGAACGCGCCCGACCCGGGGGCGACCGTCGGCTGCTCGACGACCGGCTCCTCCGAGGCGTGCATGCTCGCCGGGATGGCGCTCAAGCGGCGCTGGTCCCAGCGCACCCCCGGTTATCCGGCGACCGCCAGACCGAACCTGGTGATGGGCGCGAACGTCCAGGTCTGCTGGGAGAAGTTCTGCGCGTTCTGGGAGGTGGAGCCGCGGCTCGCGCCGATGACCGGGGACCGGCTGCACCTGGACGCCGAGGCGGCGGTGCAGCTGTGCGACGAGAACACCATCGGGGTGGTGGCCGTGCTCGGCTCCACCTTCGACGGGTCGTACGAGCCGGTCGCCGAGATCTGCGCGGCGCTGGACGCGTACGAGGAGCGGACCGGCGTCCACGTCCCGGTGCACGTCGACGGGGCCTCCGGCGCCATGATCGCGCCCTTCCTCGACCCGGACCTGGTGTGGGACTTCCGGCTGCCGCGGGTGGCCTCGATCAACACCTCGGGCCACAAGTACGGGCTGGTCTACCCCGGCGTCGGCTGGGCGCTGTGGCGGGACGCCGACGCGCTGCCCGAGGAGCTGGTCTTCCGGGTCAACTACCTCGGCGGCGACATGCCGACCTTCGCGCTCAACTTCTCCCGGCCGGGCGCGCAGGTGGTGGCGCAGTACTACACCTTTCTGCGGCTGGGCTGGGAGGGCTTCCGGGCGGTGCAGCAGACCAGCCGGGACGTGGCGACCTCGCTGGCCGCCCGGCTGGCGGAACTGGAGGACTTCCAGCTGGTCACCCGGGGCGACCAGCTGCCGGTGTTCGCGGTGACGACGGCGCCGCAGGTGCGGCGGTACGACGTCTTCGACCTGTCGCGGCGGCTGCGGGAGCACGGCTGGCTGGTGCCGGCGTACACCTTCCCGGCGAACCGGCAGGACCTGGCGGTGCTGCGGGTGGTGTGCCGCAACGGCTTCTCCACCGACCTCGCCGACCTGCTGATGGACGACCTGTCCCGGCTGCTGCCCGAACTGCGGCGCCAGCCGCACCCGACGAACCGTCCGGAGAGCGTGACGACCGCGTTCCACCACTGA